From Corvus cornix cornix isolate S_Up_H32 chromosome 15, ASM73873v5, whole genome shotgun sequence, one genomic window encodes:
- the SMTN gene encoding smoothelin — MSQESLLGMDEGALRKLLEATLDLAERRRIRSAIRELQRQELERDEETLASKRFRPERSSQQQDDKENWPQSQHLEEEQQAALAALSEQLEAITSVEELTKLLRAAGEYEERKLIRAAIRKLRAEEIEAATLAGNVQSSQRDGSKSPTVPGEANIVQRDNAETPALTASEESCGEGSTKPPGTDRSRESSQQDDAEPALAGPDESGYGEAVEQPPAQEPEGSVAHKREDVVEQEHVPDRMKELCSQQAGNPEKPTGQAVVSGTLVLLELQPAPEPDPEPEDGGEDLQHGQPQGQPQAAWNEGNLGRPASIPEPSVVQGPRGEHPIPGQPSAGNQLHVGVHCQVLGPGGRHRRPPLASVPTQEVMGTPAHQNTHRWELTPSSLCLAGPTEVTLGLRSTPIRITTIPSTVSSICNISSVSSNVTKDPCTHFEGTEEPSGPVAHPPTFSSTRQQSALHLSRSNSSMEPEVVEQHQAPRLEPELPNGMEKVQVREVERKSKLNVEELSRIEDEDVLDKMLDHTTDFEERRLIRNAMRELRQRKRDQREKERDQRLQEARSQSVTGRAGHTTETTTMQSTQSADGSARSTVTKTERLIQSSDGTKTSHTTTMESSYVKRSDNGNSTFVQTKSSYSSSSKKTGSIFDREDESASRQSSLAALERRQAEKKKELMKAQSLPKTSASQARKAMMEKLQKEGGSSPNPAASQTTVQRSSSFGVPNASSIKQMLLDWCRAKTRGYEHVDIQNFSSSWSDGMAFCALVHNFFPDAFDYSKLTPQNRRQNFEVAFSSAETLVDCVPLVEVEDMMIMGKKPDAKCVFTYVQSLYNHLRRHELRMRQKEC, encoded by the exons ATGTCCCAGGAGAGCCTCCTTGGGATGGACGAGGGAGCGCTGCGGAAGCTG CTGGAGGCCACACTGGACCTGGCCGAGCGGCGCCGCATCCGCTCGGCCATCCGGGAGCTGCAGCGGCAGGAGTTGGAGCGGGACGAGGAGACATTGGCATCCAAGCGCTTCCGCCCAGAGCGCAGCAGCCAGCAACAGGACGACAAGGAGAATTGGCCACA GTCCCAGCACctggaagaggagcagcaggcagccctggctgccttGTCTGAGCAGCTGGAAGCCATCACCAGCGTGGAGGAACTGACAAAACTG CTGCGGGCAGCAGGTGAGTATGAGGAGCGCAAGTTGATCCGAGCTGCTATCCGTAAGCTGCGGGCCGAGGAAATTGAAG CCGCGACCCTGGCTGGGAatgtgcagagcagccagagggATGGCAGCAAGTCCCCCACTGTGCCTGGGGAAGCGAACATTGTCCAGAGGGACAATGCTGAAACACCAGCCCTTACTGCGAGTGAAGAGAGCTGTGGTGAGGGCAGCACCAAGCCACCAGGCAcagacaggagcagggagagcagccagcaggatGATGCAGAGCCAGCACTGGCTGGGCCAGACGAGAGTGGGTATGGGGAGGCTGTGGAGCAGCCCCCTGCCCAGGAGCCCGAAGGCTCAGTG GCCCACAAGCGAGAGGATGTGGTGGAGCAGGAGCATGTCCCAGACAGGATGAAGGAGCTGTGCAGCCAGCAGGCGGGAAACCCCGAGAAACCCACTGGTCAGG CTGTGGTTTCGGGGACCCTtgtgctcctggagctgcagccagccccagAGCCCGATCCAGAGCCTGAGGATGGTGGTGAGGACCTGCAGCATGGCCagccccaggggcagccacaggcagcCTGGAATGAAGGGAACCTGGGCAGACCTGCCAGCATCCCAGAGCCCAGTGTGGTGCAAGGTCCCAGAGGGGAGCACCCCATCCCGGgccagcccagtgctggcaACCAG ctTCATGTTGGGGTGCACTGCCAGGTGCTGGGGCCAGGTGGGAGACACAGGAGGCCACCACTGG CATCAGTGCCCACCCAGGAGGTAATGGGGACCCCGGCTCACCAGAATACTCACCGGTGGGAGCTGACGCCCTCCTCCCTTTGCCTGGCTGGCCCCACGG AGGTGACTCTGGGGCTGCGGAGCACCCCCATCCGTATCAccaccatccccagcactgtcagcagcatctgcaacatcagcagtgtcagcagcaaTGTCACCAAG GACCCTTGCACCCACTTTGAGGGCACGGAGGAGCCCAGTGGCCCTGTGGCCCATCCACCCACTTTCTCCAGTACGCGCCAGCAATCGGCCCTGCATCTCTCCCGAAGCAACAGCAGC ATGGAGCCGGAGGTGGTAGAGCAGCACCAGGCGCCAAGGCTGGAACCAGAGCTGCCCAATGGCATGGAGAAGGTGCAAGTGAGGGAGGTGGAGAGAAAGAGCAAGCTGAATGTCGAGGAGCTGAGCAGGATTGAGGATGAGGATGTTCTGGATAAGATG CTGGATCATACAACAGACTTTGAGGAGCGACGGCTGATTCGAAATGCCATGCGGGAGCTGCGCCAGCGCAAGCGAG ACCAGCGGGAGAAGGAGCGGGACCAGCGGCTGCAGGAAGCTAGGAGCCAATCTGTCACAGGAAGGGCTGGCCACACCACAGAGACCACCACCATGCAGAGCACTCAGTCAGCCGATGGCTCGGCACGCAGCACTGTCACCAAGACTGAGCGTCTCATCCAGTCTA gtgaTGGCACCAAGACCTCCCATACTACAACCATGGAGTCAAGTTATGTGAAGAGATCAGACA atgGCAACAGCACTTTCGTTCAAACCAAATCATCCTACAGCTCCTCATCCAAGAAGACGGGCAG CATTTTTGACCGTGAGGATGAGAGTGCCTCTcggcagagcagcctggctgcgCTGGAGCGGCGCCAGGCggagaagaagaaggaactGATGAAGGCTCAGAGCCTGCCCAAGACATCAGCCTCACAGGCGCGCAAGGCCATGatggagaagctgcagaaggagGGTGGGAG TTCACCAAACCCCGCAGCATCACAGACCACTGTGCAGCGGTCCTCCAGCTTTGGCGTGCCCAACGCCAGCAGTATCAAGCAGATGTTGCTGGACTGGTGCAGAGCCAAGACCCGGGGCTATGAG CATGTGGACATCCAGAACTTCTCATCCAGCTGGAGTGATGGCATGGCCTTCTGTGCCTTGGTCCACAATTTTTTCCCTGACGCGTTTGACTACAGTAAGCTGACGCCCCAGAACCGCCGCCAAAACTTTGAGGTggccttctcttctgcaga GACGCTGGTGGACTGCGTGCCGCTGGTGGAGGTTGAAGACATGATGATCATGGGGAAGAAGCCAGACGCCAAGTGCGTCTTCACCTATGTGCAGTCCCTCTATAACCACCTGCGTCGCCACGAGTTGCGCATGCGGCAGAAAGAGTGCTAG